Proteins from one Mercurialis annua linkage group LG7, ddMerAnnu1.2, whole genome shotgun sequence genomic window:
- the LOC126655532 gene encoding signaling peptide TAXIMIN 1 has translation MCCDGDCRPLGFLLGLPFAFLALIISIVGVVVWIVGLTLTCICPCCLCVTILVELALELIKAPIHVMEWFTAQIPC, from the exons ATGTGCTGTGACGGTGATTGCAGGCCTTTAGGGTTTCTTTTAGGCCTTCCATTTGCCTTTCTTGCCCTAATTATCTCCATTGTCGGCGTCGTTGTTTGGATCGTCGG GTTGACGCTGACGTGTATCTGTCCTTGTTGTCTGTGTGTGACAATATTAGTGGAACTGGCTTTAGAGTTGATCAAGGCACCTATTCATGTAATGGAGTGGTTCACTGCTCAGATACCTTGTTGA
- the LOC126655526 gene encoding transcription factor GTE4 isoform X1, whose protein sequence is MASATIDGEGGGDVNNNGDGGGAGAGVAVVREKQRYTEHKVYTRKAFRGRKINNFGSATAATNSTTTATTSTATIPAAATTKTVGILATSTATAATDTDNNNDTANVSIANTTITTVENAAVTEDNNKNNGEAEKDEINKDEGNNGGDSIEVPKLQTSALEETNLAKQRPVLRVEVISDDSSSLNRESSAADVAPNGREASAPGNGEVERGLESRAKNQGQDDRLKINLASKSKQEMRELRRKLESELDMVRGLVKRIEAKQVQLGVAGGLSNSRVSVNDGLYNGLKRVSSMGVPREVTTPIVTPTPRQSRPLNQLSISVLENSHGAVENVEKEKRTPKANQFYRNSEFLLAKDKFPPAESNKKSKSNGKKQGGAHVGFGLGKVFKNCSALLDKLMKHKHGWIFNSPVDTKGLGLHDYHLIIKYPMDLGTVKTKLSKNWYKSPEEFAEDVRLTFNNAMRYNPKGQDAHVMAEILLTTFEERWCVIKSDYDRERRFGISYDLGMHTPTSRKAHTLPPPPLDVRRILERTESMPRPPMDPRPKPISTTPSGRTPAPKKPKAKDLHKREMTYEEKQKLSTNLQSLPAEKMDNIVQIINKRNSSLNQQGDEIEVDIDSVDVETLWELDRFVTNFKKSLSKHKRKAELANQVRSEVEKNAPAAAVVAPQETKTVVERNVSTSSPVQVENHGDNGTRSSSSSSSSSDSGSSSSDSDSDSSSASESDVGH, encoded by the exons ATGGCTTCGGCGACTATAGATGGTGAAGGAGGTGGTGATGTTAATAATAACGGTGATGGAGGTGGCGCTGGCGCTGGTGTTGCTGTTGTTAGAGAGAAACAGAGATATACAGAGCATAAAGTTTATACAAGAAAAGCTTTTAGAGGCCGTAAAATTAACAACTTCGGCTCGGCTACAGCTGCCACGAATAGCACTACCACCGCCACGACGAGTACTGCCACAATTCCTGCTGCTGCTACTACTAAGACTGTCGGAATTCTTGCCACTTCTACGGCTACTGCTGCCACAGACACTGATAACAACAACGACACTGCGAATGTAAGTATCGCCAATACGACAATTACTACCGTCGAAAATGCAGCTGTCACGGAGGACAATAACAAGAATAACGGGGAGGCTGAGAAGGATGAGATAAATAAAGACGAGGGGAACAATGGGGGCGACTCGATTGAAGTTCCGAAGTTGCAAACTTCTGCTTTGGAAGAGACAAATTTGGCAAAGCAGCGGCCTGTTTTGCGAGTGGAAGTTATTTCGGACGATTCTTCAAGTCTTAATAGGGAGTCAAGTGCAGCAGATGTTGCTCCTAATGGCCGGGAGGCAAGTGCTCCTGGGAATGGGGAGGTGGAACGAGGATTAGAAAGTAGGGCGAAGAATCAAGGGCAAGATGATAGATTGAAGATAAATTTGGCATCGAAGTCTAAGCAGGAGATGAGAGAGCTAAGGAGGAAATTGGAGAGTGAACTGGATATGGTGAGGGGTTTGGTGAAGAGGATCGAGGCTAAACAAGTGCAGCTTGGTGTTGCTGGTGGGTTAAGTAATTCACGAGTTTCTGTGAATGATGGGCTGTATAATGGATTAAAGAGGGTTAGTTCAATGGGGGTTCCTAGGGAGGTTACTACTCCCATTGTTACGCCTACTCCTAGGCAGTCGAGGCCTTTGAATCAGCTTAGTATATCAGTTTTGGAGAATAGCCATGGTGCTGTTGAGAATGTAGAGAAAGAGAAAAGGACACCAAAGGCAAATCAGTTTTACAGAAATTCAGAGTTTTTGTTGGCAAAAGACAAGTTTCCACCAGCTGAGAGTAACAAGAAGTCTAAATCAAATGGAAAAAAGCAAGGGGGAGcgcatgtgggattcggtcttggAAAGGTTTTCAAGAATTGTAGTGCTTTGCTTGACAAATTGATGAAGCATAAGCACGGTTGGATTTTTAATAGTCCTGTTGATACGAAGGGACTTGGTTTGCATGACTACCATCTCATTATTAAGTATCCTATGGATTTGGGTACTGTGAAGACGAAGCTGAGCAAGAACTGGTACAAATCTCCTGAAGAATTTGCTGAGGATGTAAGACTAACATTTAATAACGCAATGAGGTATAATCCAAAGGGGCAAGATGCTCATGTTATGGCAGAGATTCTACTAACAACATTCGAAGAAAGATGGTGTGTTATAAAATCAGATTATGATCGTGAGAGGAGGTTTGGTATTAGTTATGATCTGGGTATGCATACTCCAACATCAAGGAAGGCTCATACGCTGCCACCCCCTCCTCTTGATGTGAGGAGGATTTTGGAAAGAACTGAGTCAATGCCGCGGCCGCCTATGGATCCTAGACCAAAACCTATTAGTACAACTCCTTCAGGGAGGACCCCTGCTCCAAAAAAGCCCAAGGCAAAAGATTTACACAAGAGGGAGATGACTTATGAGGAGAAACAGAAGCTTAGCACAAACCTCCAGAGCTTACCTGCAGAGAAGATGGATAATATTGTCCAAATTATAAACAAGAGGAATTCATCGCTCAACCAACAAGGTGATGAGATTGAAGTGGATATTGACAGTGTGGATGTAGAGACTCTTTGGGAACTGGATCGATTTGTAACCAATTTTAAGAAGAGTTTAAGCAAGCACAAGAGAAAAGCTGAACTTGCCAATCAAGTCAGATCAGAAGTTGAGAAGAAT GCACCAGCTGCAGCAGTTGTGGCGCCACAAGAAACTAAAACAG TAGTTGAAAGGAATGTGTCCACTTCATCTCCTGTCCAAGTGGAGAACCATGGAGATAATGGAACTAGGTCATCTAGTTCAAGCAGCTCTAGCAGTGATTCTGGATCTTCTTCAAGTG ATTCTGATAGTGACAGCTCCTCGGCATCTGAATCTGATGTAGGGCATTAA
- the LOC126655526 gene encoding transcription factor GTE4 isoform X2 — protein MASATIDGEGGGDVNNNGDGGGAGAGVAVVREKQRYTEHKVYTRKAFRGRKINNFGSATAATNSTTTATTSTATIPAAATTKTVGILATSTATAATDTDNNNDTANVSIANTTITTVENAAVTEDNNKNNGEAEKDEINKDEGNNGGDSIEVPKLQTSALEETNLAKQRPVLRVEVISDDSSSLNRESSAADVAPNGREASAPGNGEVERGLESRAKNQGQDDRLKINLASKSKQEMRELRRKLESELDMVRGLVKRIEAKQVQLGVAGGLSNSRVSVNDGLYNGLKRVSSMGVPREVTTPIVTPTPRQSRPLNQLSISVLENSHGAVENVEKEKRTPKANQFYRNSEFLLAKDKFPPAESNKKSKSNGKKQGGAHVGFGLGKVFKNCSALLDKLMKHKHGWIFNSPVDTKGLGLHDYHLIIKYPMDLGTVKTKLSKNWYKSPEEFAEDVRLTFNNAMRYNPKGQDAHVMAEILLTTFEERWCVIKSDYDRERRFGISYDLGMHTPTSRKAHTLPPPPLDVRRILERTESMPRPPMDPRPKPISTTPSGRTPAPKKPKAKDLHKREMTYEEKQKLSTNLQSLPAEKMDNIVQIINKRNSSLNQQGDEIEVDIDSVDVETLWELDRFVTNFKKSLSKHKRKAELANQVRSEVEKNAPAAAVVAPQETKTVERNVSTSSPVQVENHGDNGTRSSSSSSSSSDSGSSSSDSDSDSSSASESDVGH, from the exons ATGGCTTCGGCGACTATAGATGGTGAAGGAGGTGGTGATGTTAATAATAACGGTGATGGAGGTGGCGCTGGCGCTGGTGTTGCTGTTGTTAGAGAGAAACAGAGATATACAGAGCATAAAGTTTATACAAGAAAAGCTTTTAGAGGCCGTAAAATTAACAACTTCGGCTCGGCTACAGCTGCCACGAATAGCACTACCACCGCCACGACGAGTACTGCCACAATTCCTGCTGCTGCTACTACTAAGACTGTCGGAATTCTTGCCACTTCTACGGCTACTGCTGCCACAGACACTGATAACAACAACGACACTGCGAATGTAAGTATCGCCAATACGACAATTACTACCGTCGAAAATGCAGCTGTCACGGAGGACAATAACAAGAATAACGGGGAGGCTGAGAAGGATGAGATAAATAAAGACGAGGGGAACAATGGGGGCGACTCGATTGAAGTTCCGAAGTTGCAAACTTCTGCTTTGGAAGAGACAAATTTGGCAAAGCAGCGGCCTGTTTTGCGAGTGGAAGTTATTTCGGACGATTCTTCAAGTCTTAATAGGGAGTCAAGTGCAGCAGATGTTGCTCCTAATGGCCGGGAGGCAAGTGCTCCTGGGAATGGGGAGGTGGAACGAGGATTAGAAAGTAGGGCGAAGAATCAAGGGCAAGATGATAGATTGAAGATAAATTTGGCATCGAAGTCTAAGCAGGAGATGAGAGAGCTAAGGAGGAAATTGGAGAGTGAACTGGATATGGTGAGGGGTTTGGTGAAGAGGATCGAGGCTAAACAAGTGCAGCTTGGTGTTGCTGGTGGGTTAAGTAATTCACGAGTTTCTGTGAATGATGGGCTGTATAATGGATTAAAGAGGGTTAGTTCAATGGGGGTTCCTAGGGAGGTTACTACTCCCATTGTTACGCCTACTCCTAGGCAGTCGAGGCCTTTGAATCAGCTTAGTATATCAGTTTTGGAGAATAGCCATGGTGCTGTTGAGAATGTAGAGAAAGAGAAAAGGACACCAAAGGCAAATCAGTTTTACAGAAATTCAGAGTTTTTGTTGGCAAAAGACAAGTTTCCACCAGCTGAGAGTAACAAGAAGTCTAAATCAAATGGAAAAAAGCAAGGGGGAGcgcatgtgggattcggtcttggAAAGGTTTTCAAGAATTGTAGTGCTTTGCTTGACAAATTGATGAAGCATAAGCACGGTTGGATTTTTAATAGTCCTGTTGATACGAAGGGACTTGGTTTGCATGACTACCATCTCATTATTAAGTATCCTATGGATTTGGGTACTGTGAAGACGAAGCTGAGCAAGAACTGGTACAAATCTCCTGAAGAATTTGCTGAGGATGTAAGACTAACATTTAATAACGCAATGAGGTATAATCCAAAGGGGCAAGATGCTCATGTTATGGCAGAGATTCTACTAACAACATTCGAAGAAAGATGGTGTGTTATAAAATCAGATTATGATCGTGAGAGGAGGTTTGGTATTAGTTATGATCTGGGTATGCATACTCCAACATCAAGGAAGGCTCATACGCTGCCACCCCCTCCTCTTGATGTGAGGAGGATTTTGGAAAGAACTGAGTCAATGCCGCGGCCGCCTATGGATCCTAGACCAAAACCTATTAGTACAACTCCTTCAGGGAGGACCCCTGCTCCAAAAAAGCCCAAGGCAAAAGATTTACACAAGAGGGAGATGACTTATGAGGAGAAACAGAAGCTTAGCACAAACCTCCAGAGCTTACCTGCAGAGAAGATGGATAATATTGTCCAAATTATAAACAAGAGGAATTCATCGCTCAACCAACAAGGTGATGAGATTGAAGTGGATATTGACAGTGTGGATGTAGAGACTCTTTGGGAACTGGATCGATTTGTAACCAATTTTAAGAAGAGTTTAAGCAAGCACAAGAGAAAAGCTGAACTTGCCAATCAAGTCAGATCAGAAGTTGAGAAGAAT GCACCAGCTGCAGCAGTTGTGGCGCCACAAGAAACTAAAACAG TTGAAAGGAATGTGTCCACTTCATCTCCTGTCCAAGTGGAGAACCATGGAGATAATGGAACTAGGTCATCTAGTTCAAGCAGCTCTAGCAGTGATTCTGGATCTTCTTCAAGTG ATTCTGATAGTGACAGCTCCTCGGCATCTGAATCTGATGTAGGGCATTAA
- the LOC126655530 gene encoding uncharacterized protein LOC126655530, whose protein sequence is MREDINCNSKPNRKQMYAIKLKSMLFQSIPRFPLKAKHFSSSAPSSSPITPWSGLQFWRDGPLNKNRFWGPNGPQPPPPPPIHSGDNELELGSASSLAELGALVLSTSDPLQKSKLSHLAFSTWRNHKLPIGSCVPPSRPARPPKPQLVSPKEIPNPKDSGLPLNAYMLHNLAHVELNAIDLAWDTIVRFSPFCGILGEGFFADFAHVADDESRHFAWCSQRLAELGFKYGDMPAHNLLWRECEKSSDNVAARLAVIPLVQEARGLDAGPRLVQKLIGFGDSRTSKIVARIADEEVAHVAVGVYWFVSVCQKLGRPPCSTFKDILREYNVEVKGPFNHSAREEAGIPRDWYDTSFTNNKVENEKQGTNEQLSVVYDRLASIIAMECENASLIKPPG, encoded by the exons atgcGCGAAGATATAAATTGTAATAGTAAACCAAACCGAAAGCAAATGTATGCTATCAAACTAAAATCCATGCTTTTTCAATCTATACCACGTTTTCCCCTCAAAGCTAAGCACTTCTCTTCTTCAGCTCCTTCTTCGTCTCCGATTACACCATGGTCCGGTCTGCAATTCTGGCGAGACGGTCCACTCAATAAAAACCGTTTCTGGGGACCTAATGGCCCAcaaccaccaccgccgccaccaATTCACAGCGGCGACAATGAACTAGAACTGGGTTCCGCTTCCTCTCTTGCTGAACTCGGCGCTCTTGTTCTCTCTACTAGTGATCCCCTGCAAAAATCCAAGCTTTCTCATCTTGCTTTCTCCACATGGCGCAACCACAAGCTTCCCATTGGGTCTTGTGTTCCTCCTTCTAGACCCGCTCGTCCCCCTAAACCCCAATTG GTGTCTCCAAAGGAAATTCCGAATCCCAAAGATTCTGGTTTACCTCTCAATGCTTATATGCTCCACAATCTTGCTCATGTGGAGCTTAATGCAATTGATTTGGCATGGGACACAATTGTTCGGTTTTCGCCTTTTTGTGGGATTTTGGGAGAAGGATTCTTTGCTGACTTTGCTCATGTTGCTGATGATGAGAGCCGCCATTTTGCTTGGTGCTCTCAAAGACTTGCTGAGCTAGGTTTCAA GTACGGAGATATGCCTGCTCATAATTTGCTATGGAGGGAATGTGAAAAATCGTCTGACAATGTTGCTGCACGATTGGCAGTTATTCCGCTAGTCCAG GAGGCTAGAGGACTAGATGCTGGGCCAAGGCTTGTGCAAAAATTGATTGGTTTTGGAGACTCCAGGACATCTAAAATTGTGGCTCGAATTGCTGACGAAGAAGTTGCACATGTAGCTGTTGGTGTCTATTGGTTCGTATCTGTCTGCCAGAAATTGGGCCGTCCTCCTTGTTCCACTTTTAAAG ACATATTGAGAGAGTACAATGTGGAGGTGAAAGGGCCTTTCAATCATTCAGCAAGAGAAGAAGCAGGGATTCCCCGTGACTG GTACGACAcctcatttacaaataataaaGTCGAGAATGAAAAACAAGGCACAAATGAGCAGCTCTCTGTG GTTTATGATCGACTTGCTTCTATCATCGCCATGGAGTGTGAAAATGCAAGTTTGATTAAGCCCCCGGGTTGA
- the LOC126655528 gene encoding phospholipase A1-IIgamma-like — protein MSTGNIARRWRELSGQNHWNGLLGPLDMDLRRYLLHYGQMAQATYDSFIAEKMSQFAGNSRYSMKNLFSSVGLTINNIFKYKPVKYLYATSSAEVPQSFIMNPSTSQQGATKESNWIGYIAVAEDEAKKELGRRDIVVAWRGTIQPLEWIEDFNAPLIPATDILGRNKNARVHRGFHSVYTSTNPASANSKTSAREQVFEAVKQLVNQYQNEEISITVIGHSLGAALATMSSADIVTNGLNRSDSNATKSCPVTAFAYACPRTGDQGFRHALDDMQDLRILRIKNAPDIVPQVPPVTVGYRDIGEELLIDTRMSPYLQPPGGFLSWHMLETYLHGIAGTQGNNPFNLAVNRDISLVNKSSNLLKPEHNVPGYWWSTANHGMSQQPDGAWKLDPSQDSED, from the exons ATGAGTACGGGAAACATAGCTCGGAGATGGAGGGAACTGAGCGGCCAAAACCACTGGAACGGTCTGCTCGGCCCTCTGGACATGGATCTCCGCCGATACCTCCTTCACTACGGACAAATGGCACAAGCAACATATGACAGTTTCATTGCTGAGAAAATGTCGCAATTTGCCGGAAACAGCAGATACTCGATGAAGAATCTGTTTTCCAGCGTAGGACTTACCATCAACAACATTTTTAAGTATAAACCTGTCAAGTACTTGTATGCAACTTCCAGTGCAGAAGTTCCTCAAAGTTTCATTATGAATCCATCAACATCGCAGCAGGGCGCGACTAAGGAATCGAATTGGATCGGGTACATAGCTGTAGCTGAAGACGAGGCAAAGAAGGAACTGGGGAGGAGAGACATCGTGGTTGCATGGCGAGGTACGATACAGCCACTTGAATGGATTGAAGATTTTAATGCTCCTTTGATTCCTGCTACTGATATTCTTGGAAGAAACAAGAATGCTCGAGTTCATCGAGGATTTCATTCGGTTTATACTTCTACCAATCCTGCTTCTGCAAACAGTAAGACAAGTGCCAGGGAGCAG GTATTTGAAGCAGTGAAGCAGCTGGTGAATCAATACCAGAATGAAGAAATCAGCATAACCGTAATCGGCCACAGCTTAGGTGCAGCACTTGCAACTATGAGTTCTGCTGACATTGTCACCAATGGACTGAACCGAAGCGATAGCAACGCCACCAAAAGTTGTCCTGTCACAGCCTTCGCCTATGCCTGCCCACGCACGGGGGATCAAGGCTTCCGACATGCCTTAGATGATATGCAAGATCTTCGTATTCTTCGTATCAAAAATGCTCCTGATATAGTACCGCAAGTTCCACCCGTAACAGTAGGTTACCGAGATATCGGGGAGGAACTACTCATCGACACTCGAATGTCTCCGTACTTGCAGCCACCGGGAGGGTTCCTAAGTTGGCATATGTTAGAGACATATCTGCATGGAATTGCTGGAACACAAGGGAACAATCCTTTTAATTTAGCTGTTAATCGCGACATTTCATTGGTGAACAAGAGCTCGAATCTGTTGAAGCCCGAACACAATGTGCCCGGATATTGGTGGAGTACTGCAAACCACGGTATGTCTCAACAGCCCGATGGTGCATGGAAGCTTGATCCCAGTCAGGATAGTGAAGACTAA
- the LOC126655512 gene encoding F-box/kelch-repeat protein At3g23880-like, translating to MIVSLLRKLFKRKPKKKHIPDDLLVDILCKLPVKSLVRFKAVHSDWSSLISAPEFCRRHLQYHVKRTGQKYGTIQAGNKHTLHPSLTLRIMSNCGIVGDHELVEIQNIYGKPVFDHYDYPKLFGCCNGLLLISLSSHSESFILWNPTLRQHRKIDRKDGYWSPEMYKAGLGYDSLNHNYKIVVAEASKLHKNSIDLQIYDLKKSSWKTRNYDFPYKFKLHNNTPVITLPNGILHWHVKRMANGQSVILCFDSVDEIFKEVPLPKNTYDFCFISSLDGCLCIGITESDFDINVWKMRKYGIKKSWIKLKNSFPNIDNCRRYLMPFGVLENNQVVMNLNTTAIAIFDVTSTTVIIDIDIARLGIGILFGTHIIFMNG from the exons ATGATAGTATCTCTTTTACGCAAATTGTTCAAGCGCAAGCCGAAGAAAAAACATATACCGGACGATTTACTAGTCGACATTCTATGTAAACTACCTGTTAAATCATTAGTTCGCTTTAAAGCGGTGCATAGCGATTGGTCTTCTTTGATTTCGGCTCCAGAATTTTGCCGTAGGCATCTTCAGTACCACGTAAAACGGACCGGTCAGAAGTACGGAACTATCCAAGCGGGGAACAAACACACCTTGCATCCATCCCTTACTCTTCGCATTATGAGCAATTGCGGCATTGTTGGTGATCATGAGCTCGTAGagattcaaaatatttatggcAAGCCGGTCTTTGATCATTATGATTATCCTAAGCTGTTTGGTTGCTGCAATGGCTTATTACTAATAAGTCTTTCGAGTCACTCGGAAAGTTTTATTTTGTGGAATCCAACTCTTAGACAGCATAGAAAAATCGACCGAAAAGATGGGTATTGGTCCCCGGAAATGTATAAGGCTGGACTCGGCTACGATAGCTTGAACCACAATTACAAAATTGTGGTAGCAGAGGCCAGTAAGTTGcataaaaattcaattgatcTTCAAATTTATGACCTGAAGAAATCTTCTTGGAAGACAAGAAATTATGATTTCCCTTACAAGTTCAAATTACATAATAACACACCAGTTATTACTCTGCCAAACGGAATTCTACATTGGCATGTGAAAAGGATGGCCAATGGCCAAAGTGTGATATTATGTTTCGATTCGGTAGATGAGATTTTCAAAGAAGTTCCTCTCCCTAAAAATACATATGATTTTTGCTTTATATCTTCTTTAGATGGGTGTCTTTGTATCGGCATAACAGAATCAGATTTCGATATAAATGTGTGGAAAATGAGGAAATATGGGATTAAGAAATCTTggattaagttaaaaaattctTTTCCTAATATTGACAATTGTCGCCGTTACTTGATGCCATTTGGAGTTCTCGAGAATAATCAAGTTGTAATGAATCTAAATACAACGGCGATAGCTATTTTCGACGTTACAAG TACTACTGTGATCATTGATATTGACATTGCAAGACTCGGTATTGGGATTTTGTTTGGAACACACATAATCTTTATGAATGGCTAA
- the LOC126655529 gene encoding phospholipase A1-IIgamma-like — MSAGNIAKRWKELSGQQKWKGLLDPLDIDLRRYLIHYGEMAQATYDTFNSERKSKFAGDSRYSMKHLFSKVGLISNNPFQYQPVKYLYATSKIGVPESFILKPLSKEAWNGESNWIGYIAVATDSGKAVLGRRDIVLAWRGTVQPIEWVKDFDFPLKSASEILGEDRNAHVHEGFLSIYTSDNPHSQYNKTSVREQMHDGLKQVLDQYKNEDVSLTITGHSLGAALTTLSAADIVANGLNRSKTRATKVCPVTAFAFACPRTGDWGFRQTCNSLDNLSILRVQNTPDIVPNVPPLTAGYVDVGELLEFDTIRSMYLKPTGEFIRWHNLETYLHGVAGTQGINPFHLDVKRDIALVNKELDFVKTEYLVPARWWLEKNKGMVQQKDGTWILDDHEDDP; from the exons ATGAGTGCAGGAAACATAGCTAAAAGATGGAAGGAGCTAAGCGGCCAACAAAAGTGGAAGGGCCTCCTCGACCCTCTAGACATCGATCTCCGTCGATATCTCATTCACTACGGTGAAATGGCTCAAGCTACCTACGACACTTTCAATTCGGAGAGGAAGTCGAAATTTGCAGGGGACAGTAGATATTCAATGAAGCATCTATTTTCTAAGGTTGGTCTAATCTCCAATAACCCGTTTCAGTATCAACCAGTCAAGTACTTGTATGCCACCTCTAAAATCGGTGTCCCGGAAAGCTTCATCTTGAAGCCATTATCAAAGGAAGCCTGGAATGGGGAATCAAATTGGATCGGATACATAGCAGTGGCTACCGATAGCGGAAAAGCGGTATTGGGTAGGAGGGATATAGTGCTCGCGTGGCGAGGAACAGTCCAGCCTATTGAATGGGTTAAAGATTTTGATTTTCCTTTGAAATCAGCTTCTGAAATTCTAGGAGAAGATAGGAATGCTCATGTTCATGAAGGATTTCTATCGATTTACACATCAGATAACCCTCATTCACAATATAACAAAACTAGTGTAAGAGAGCAG ATGCATGATGGGCTGAAACAGGTGCTAGATCAATACAAGAATGAGGATGTCAGCTTGACCATAACCGGGCACAGTTTAGGTGCAGCACTAACCACTCTCAGTGCAGCTGATATAGTAGCTAATGGACTCAACAGGAGTAAGACCAGAGCCACCAAGGTTTGTCCTGTCACAGCCTTCGCCTTTGCCTGCCCACGTACCGGGGATTGGGGCTTCAGGCAAACGTGTAACTCCTTGGACAATCTTAGCATTCTACGTGTACAAAATACGCCTGATATAGTACCCAATGTTCCTCCACTAACAGCAGGCTATGTAGACGTTGGAGAATTGCTTGAATTTGACACCATAAGATCTATGTACTTGAAGCCTACAGGAGAGTTCATAAGGTGGCATAATTTAGAGACATATTTGCACGGAGTTGCCGGAACACAAGGCATTAACCCTTTTCATTTAGATGTTAAACGAGACATCGCACTGGTGAACAAAGAATTAGATTTCGTGAAGACAGAGTATTTGGTGCCTGCGAGGTGGTGGCTGGAGAAAAACAAAGGGATGGTTCAACAAAAAGACGGTACTTGGATACTTGATGACCATGAGGACGATCCTTAA